CGTTGTAAAGCCGAGGTCGGCCGAATCGGCAAGACGTGGTGTTGCTACATGGCTTGGACTCGGTCCATGACATAAAATTCCAATTTAACCCCAGAAGTAAGGAGCCAATGCAAGAGCAGCCATTGTAATACCGTACAACATGTTGTTATAGCAATGTCTCTATTTGCGTAAGAACACCCGATTGTTGTGTGCGCACTCCAAACATGCTGACCAAACATCTCCAGCAAAGCAACATTTTCCGCTGCAGGGTATGCCGCGGCACGGCCAACATACCCTGCAAGTTTGTTTAGAACCGTTCTGGGCTATCATAATGCCAACATCTCATCAGGGTCGTTACTGGATATTGGGTGCGGCCATGGATTGATTGCCAGGGAAATGAGTCCTCATTTCGGTAGCGTGATTGGCCTTGATACAAGCCCAGGCATGGTGAGGCAAGCCGCATCAATGACAAAGGATGAGAAAGTCACGTTTTATCAGGGCGGCGCCGAAGACCTGTCCTTCCTCCCCGATAAATCCATTgacatggtggtggctgGACAGTCCGCACACTGGTTTGACTACAACAAAGCGTGGCCTGAATTATCTCGCGTGGTGAAACCTGGAGGTTCTCTTGCTTTCTGGGGATACAAGGACAACGTCCTCATTGGGCACGAGAGAGCCAACCAAGTATTTGACAAGTACTGCTACGCAGATGGAGACGTCGAGCCAGGCGTCGAGGGAATGAATGCTTACTGGGAACAGCCTGGCCGCAATAAAGTCCGGAACCTGTTGAGGGAGGTGGAACCGCCTGCTCAAGACTGGACGGCCATCCGTCGAGATCTGTACGACATCAAGGCCGACTGTCCAGAGACACCGGACCCTGGAACAGCCTGGATGCAAAGGAGAATCAATCTAGGGCAACTGGAGGCGTATGTCCGAACATTTAGCGCATTCCAGGGCTGGCGTGATGCGCATCCAGAGGTCAAGAGCCGGGCGGAGGGAGGTCAGGGGGACCTGGCTGATATTCTCATGGATCGTATTGTGGAATCAGAGCCGCAATGGAAGGGACTTGGCGATGGGTGGAGGGACGCCGAGGTTGATACGGTCTGGGGCACGTACATCCTTATGGCAAAGAAGCGTTGAATAAGGAGCAATGGTTCGTTGTGTTTCGACCGATGACTGCAAGTACTTGGATGTGTTTGAGCGATTATGCGAAACGTTTGGCGAGGTTTTGTTTGGTGTATGTTAATGCTGTAGGCTAGTAGGTAACTTCTAGCCTCGATGTCTCATTGCCAATGAATCGTGGGCCTTGATTGACATGGAAGGTGCATAAAAGCACACCGCAAGTTGTCCACATCTCGAGCACGGAGGCTTTGTGCTCCGTTGTACATCCCTTCAGTGTTTCGAACGCGGCCCCTTGCCCCTGCTCAGCTGGCACCGGCTGCCAGTGACATGCTCCAGGCAAGGTGACGGAAAATGCCATCAAGAAAATGGATTGTGCAGCGGAGAGGATGCGGCCTTGTTCATGATGATACCAAGAAATGTGAGAACGCGGTAGGCGGGGGACATGGTTAACATGAGTAAAGTCAAGTCGCTGCGGGATGGGCATGtgtgtgtacggagtacatgtagtatGTACCTTTGAAGCTGGACTGAACGGGCGAAGTGACTGGTTGCCGGGCCAAAGAAGCAGGCGCAGGGGACAGACGAAGCAACAGCCCACCGTGCCCTTGGCAATCAATGGGACCAGAGCGTCTGTCTGTGTCAGGAGACGAGCAATTCCATTGTCGTCCTTTTCTTTGCTACTTGACACTTCTCCAACTCCTTCATCAGTGCCAAAATCACCTTCAAAGCCCGAAAGTCCCTTGCGAAACCCTCAGCGACCTTCTTCACATCTTGGTGTTTATTGCCAGAGCCACATCTCAGGTACACGACAGAGTTCCAGTCGGGAAGCTGCCGCTAGTGCATTTATttgtgctcaagtgctccctCCTGCACTCTAGCCCTccgactactccgtacttgggtATTGACTAGACACAGACACAATGGTGAGTTGCCCCAGTACCCGACGCCGCCTTTGTAAACAAACAGCAGAGGAGAGGCCCCGCGGTCGACGAGCCTCGCCATGTGATTCGCCAGTTCGATGCCAGTCATCACCGTGTGCTTGCCCCCTTCGGGCTTGGATTGCCTCCAAATGCGCCCAAACGACGCGGCTCCGAAATCTTGGTTTGCACAACACATCTGCCAACTTTCGTAACGAACGACGCATTTTCTTTTGCAGGCTGTCAACATCGAAGCAGGCGCAAAGAAGCACTCTGTGGCTAGCTGTGCACACGAAGAATCTCTCGATTGAGCTCAACCAAGCGCGTTACTACGGGACGACAGGACGGGGCCTCCTCTTTCTGTTGCAGCAGCATCATTAGCAGCACAGATTACAGACTTGATAATGTCTTCTAACCAGTACGATTCTCAGGCTTCCACCAACTACAAGGAGGCCTTTGCTCTCTTTGACAAGCGCGGCAATGGCAGGGTGACTGTAGACAGCTTGGGTGATTTGCTCCGAGCCTGTGGCCAGAACCCCACCTTGTCCGAGATCAAGGACCTCGAGCAGAATGCCGGTAGCGAATGTGAGTAGATTGAACCGACGAAAAAAGAGCGAAGGCAAGGGAATTCGTGAGCGCGAATGACTGACAGCGCTGTTGAGCAGTCGATTTCGAGACATTCCAGCGCATTCTGAACCGCCCTGGCGGTTTCCGCGACCCTGGCGAGCCCGAAGAATATTGCCGCGGCTTCCAAGTGTTTGACAAGGATATGACTGGATTTATCGGCGTTGGTCAGATCAAGTACATCTTGACGAACCTTGGCGAGAAGATGTCAGAGGATGAGGTTGATGAGTTGCTC
The DNA window shown above is from Metarhizium brunneum chromosome 1, complete sequence and carries:
- the cdc4 gene encoding Myosin regulatory light chain cdc4 encodes the protein MSSNQYDSQASTNYKEAFALFDKRGNGRVTVDSLGDLLRACGQNPTLSEIKDLEQNAGSEFDFETFQRILNRPGGFRDPGEPEEYCRGFQVFDKDMTGFIGVGQIKYILTNLGEKMSEDEVDELLKAVDTSSGQVNYTDLVRTILAN